TCCCGCTGAACATCGTGATGCAGCAGACTCACTTCTAGCTGCCTTCGATAGATCCCGTATCTCTGTGACGGAGCACAGGATCAGACGAGGGCCGCCTATACATCCGCCGAATTGCGAAAACTCTGATCAAGTTCGAGCCGTGTTCGATGTCGGACCTTAAACGACAAGCTGAGAGGTCGTTTTCGCCTCTGATGTACAGGCATTTTGTGTTTTACGCGGTGCGAATCAGCGGTGCTGGGAGGGCTGGGTATGCGGGTGGGTTTCGATGGCTGCGTGGGGTGACTGCTGGGGCGGGATGTTGCTGGTGCCTGTCTCGTCGCAACGTGACTGGCGCGGGGGCGTGCCTGCGTGCTTCTGCAACCGTCTCCGCACGCCTGGGCGCCTCTGCTCGCCCGGTGGTACATCCGGGTCATGGCTGAGCGTCGCGCCTACCTCAGTGACCTGGCGGTGAGTGAGCCGGTGACGGCTCCGATGACGGCGTCGGTCGTGACCCGTACGTTGTACTTCCGTCAGGAGCGCGTCGGCCGGTACGGCTCATCGAGCCGCTTGAAGCACAGTCCCTCCAGTTCGGCTGTCCGTGCCCGCCCGGCGGATACCGGCCAGGGCACGGACACGCATGTCAGCGTCTGCTGCCCGTGGGTGTCAGGGGGTGTGTCAGTAGGTGATGGACAGCGCGTGGTGGAAGACGTTCCCGGGGTCCCACTCGCCCTTGATCCGCTGGAGCCGCGGATAGTTGTCCTTGTAGTAGAGGGTCTGCCAGGGGGTGCCGGAGGCGTTCCACTCCGGGTCCTTCAGGTCCGTGTCCGGGTAGTTGATGTACGAGCCGTCGCTGTCGCCGTCGATGACCGGGACGCCGCCGGTCGCCGCGTACGTCTCCTTGTAGAGCCCTCGCATCCAGTCGACGTGCCGGGCGTCGTCGGCGGGGTCGGCCCAGTAGGTGATGAAGTTGGCCTTGAGGACCGAGTCCCGCTGCGGCATGGCGGTGTCGGCGGGGGCGGGCACGTTGGCGCGGCCGCCGTAGGTGTAGAGGAGGACGGAGGCGTGGCCGTCGTAGCCGGGGTCGGACAGCCGCCGGTACAGGGCGGCGATCTGGTCCTCGGAGTAGGCCCGGCGCAGGTAGGCGCCCTTGGACTTGGAGCGGTCGTAGGCCCCGGTCTCGTACGGGTTCTTGAGGGTCTCCTTCAGCCAGGGTCCCGTCGCCCGGGTCCTGGTGTGCGCCACGTCCACGCCGACGGTCACCGCGCCGATGTAGTCGTCCACCAAGTCGGCCGCGTTCGCCAGGGTGCCGTCGACCTGGACGTTGAGGCCCACCGTCCCGAGGGCCGCGTTGTGCAGCAGTAGGACGCTGTTCAGGCTGGCGTACGGCCCGCCGTCGCCGTCGTTGTCCGTGTGCCACTGGCCGTGGTTGCGCACGATGCGGGTGAACGCCTCCTCGGTGAGGTCGCTCCACTTCCAGCTGACGGACGCCTTCAGCAGCGCGCCGGGCGGCCTGGGCAGCAGGCCGGCCGGGTCCCCGGTGGCGCCGGGGGTCCTGAACCAGTACTTGGTGACCACGCCGAAGTTGCCGCCGCCCCCGCCGGTGTGGGCCCACCACAGGTCGCGGTGCGGGTCGTCCACGTCGCTGGTGGCGATCACCGCCCGCGCCTTCCCCGCGCCGTCGACGACCACCACCTCCACCCCGTACAAGTGGTCGACGACCGCTCCGTACTGGCGGCACAGCGCCCCGTAGCCACCGCCCTGCACATGGCCGCCGACGCCCACGGTCGGGCAGGTGCCGCCGGGTATCGTCACGCCCCAGTCCAGGTACAGCGTCCGGTACACGTGGCCGAGTTGGGCGCCCGCCTCGACGGCGAACGCCTGCCGCTCCTCGTCGAAGTACACGGCGTCCATCTCGGACACGTCGAGCAGCATCCGTACCTGCCCGTCGTCGACCAGCCCGTCCAGGCAGTGGCCGCCGCTGCGGACGGCGATCCGCGCGCCGTCCCGCACCGCCTCCGCGACGGCGGCCGTGACCTGCTCGGTCGTGTGGACGATCCGCACGGAGTCCGGCTTCCCGACGAAGCGGCCGTTGTACCCGCGGGCCGTCAGGTCGCCGTACCGGACGTCGTCCGAGGTGACGGTGACCGCGGGCGGGGCGCCCACCGCCCGGCCCGTCTCCCCGGCGGTGTCCGGCGCGCCCGCGTACGCGGGTCCCACGGTGGTGAGCGCGGCGACCGTGCCGCCGGCTCCGGCGCCGAGGAACCCGCGGCGCGTCAGTGCTGACATCTGCATCTCCCGTTCTCAGCGATCTTGTTTCTCAGGGCTCGTGCTTCCGGGCGGTCGTGCTTCCCAGGGGTCGTGCCGGGTGTGCCCGGTCGTCTTCCGGCCGGCCGGGCGGGCACGCCGCCGGCACCTCGCGGGGCGGCCGGAGCGAGAAGGTACTGCCCTCCGCCAGCACCATCCGCAGCAGGGCGTCCCACAGCCTGCACAGCCGCGGGTCCAGGTCGGCCCACTCCACCG
The nucleotide sequence above comes from Streptomyces sp. TS71-3. Encoded proteins:
- a CDS encoding FAD-binding oxidoreductase produces the protein MSALTRRGFLGAGAGGTVAALTTVGPAYAGAPDTAGETGRAVGAPPAVTVTSDDVRYGDLTARGYNGRFVGKPDSVRIVHTTEQVTAAVAEAVRDGARIAVRSGGHCLDGLVDDGQVRMLLDVSEMDAVYFDEERQAFAVEAGAQLGHVYRTLYLDWGVTIPGGTCPTVGVGGHVQGGGYGALCRQYGAVVDHLYGVEVVVVDGAGKARAVIATSDVDDPHRDLWWAHTGGGGGNFGVVTKYWFRTPGATGDPAGLLPRPPGALLKASVSWKWSDLTEEAFTRIVRNHGQWHTDNDGDGGPYASLNSVLLLHNAALGTVGLNVQVDGTLANAADLVDDYIGAVTVGVDVAHTRTRATGPWLKETLKNPYETGAYDRSKSKGAYLRRAYSEDQIAALYRRLSDPGYDGHASVLLYTYGGRANVPAPADTAMPQRDSVLKANFITYWADPADDARHVDWMRGLYKETYAATGGVPVIDGDSDGSYINYPDTDLKDPEWNASGTPWQTLYYKDNYPRLQRIKGEWDPGNVFHHALSITY